A single Anatilimnocola floriformis DNA region contains:
- a CDS encoding tyrosine-type recombinase/integrase, with translation MAWNERAPSGIYFVSFRVGQQRFKRSLKTDNQKTADSLTARLEENIQDIERGRLVVPENADLVTFLLSDGRVSEPLAVSAQATLKGLFDAYFNAITPGSMEESTISGMKIHRKHLEKILRSSFLLKTTSLEHLQGYVTKRATAKGKNGNLSPATIKKEIVTLRTVWNWGLAAKIVDGPFPSRGLKYPKAEDKPCFMSFAEVEALTEEMKGPEADKYWEAVYLPVEEIESLLKHVKNHPTPFVYPMICFAAHTGARRSEIVRARKADVDLKNGWITIHERKKAHDRKTTRRLPISASLKSVLAEWLSKHPGGDALFCHQSEVTRSKKRSRTTGHVSKIRPKTAAARLATVRERVMPAVGPLTKDEFHDHFKAALAGTKWEKLKGAHALRHSFISALACKGVDQRIIDEFSGHQTEQQRRRYRHLYPSVTQQAIASVFG, from the coding sequence ATGGCTTGGAACGAACGCGCTCCATCGGGGATTTACTTCGTCTCATTTCGTGTTGGCCAGCAGCGATTCAAGCGGTCGCTCAAAACCGACAATCAGAAGACTGCGGATAGCCTCACTGCGCGCCTGGAAGAGAACATTCAGGACATCGAACGTGGCCGGCTCGTGGTTCCCGAAAACGCCGATCTGGTCACGTTTCTGCTTTCGGATGGCCGAGTCTCCGAACCGCTCGCCGTTTCTGCTCAGGCGACGCTGAAGGGGCTCTTCGACGCGTACTTCAACGCCATCACGCCGGGTAGCATGGAGGAGTCGACGATCAGCGGGATGAAAATCCATCGGAAGCACCTGGAGAAGATCCTTCGTTCGTCCTTCCTCCTGAAGACAACGTCGCTAGAGCATCTGCAGGGTTACGTCACGAAACGCGCAACCGCAAAAGGTAAGAATGGCAACCTCAGTCCCGCAACGATCAAAAAGGAGATCGTCACCCTTCGGACAGTCTGGAACTGGGGGCTCGCAGCCAAGATTGTTGACGGCCCCTTCCCTAGCCGCGGCCTGAAATATCCGAAGGCTGAAGACAAGCCGTGCTTCATGTCCTTCGCAGAAGTCGAAGCATTGACCGAGGAGATGAAAGGACCGGAAGCAGACAAGTATTGGGAGGCCGTTTATCTTCCCGTCGAGGAGATTGAGTCTCTGCTGAAGCACGTCAAGAACCACCCTACGCCGTTCGTGTATCCGATGATCTGCTTTGCCGCGCACACTGGTGCCAGGCGATCGGAGATCGTTCGTGCCCGGAAAGCGGATGTTGACCTGAAGAATGGCTGGATAACGATCCACGAGAGAAAAAAGGCCCATGACCGGAAGACGACGCGCCGGCTGCCAATTTCGGCGTCTCTCAAGTCAGTCCTAGCTGAATGGCTCAGCAAGCATCCAGGAGGCGATGCCCTGTTCTGCCATCAATCCGAAGTCACTCGAAGCAAGAAGCGGAGCAGGACAACCGGACATGTATCGAAGATTCGGCCCAAGACGGCCGCCGCGCGCCTGGCGACCGTACGCGAGCGAGTGATGCCAGCGGTTGGACCTTTGACCAAAGACGAGTTCCACGACCATTTCAAGGCCGCTCTCGCCGGAACAAAGTGGGAGAAACTGAAGGGCGCTCATGCCCTTCGGCACAGCTTTATTTCGGCTTTGGCTTGCAAGGGAGTTGATCAACGAATAATCGACGAGTTTTCAGGACACCAAACGGAGCAGCAGAGAAGACGCTATAGGCATCTGTATCCAAGCGTAACGCAGCAGGCGATCGCTTCAGTCTTCGGCTGA